One Pyrofollis japonicus DNA window includes the following coding sequences:
- the mobA gene encoding molybdenum cofactor guanylyltransferase, protein MSFVGVVLGGGEGKRFGGDKLIAIVDGETSIARIVAALREAGASETYVLTRNEERCKLYTSLTSLESGCLYDTDLACKGPGAALAAISSLSAKRVLVVPGDAPWITAGLIRNLLAFLDGCDIVVPLHAGGFLETLMLGIDGRYAARFYDIARMLCEWRGEVRPSDYIRVGKKACIVGSSLLTFSATEFAHINTREYLKTREPKNPLGDKVLLEIGGELAQILSLGDRAEQCKLLLKAAEAYTAMDLRHLARHALRDYEKLCRH, encoded by the coding sequence TTGAGCTTTGTAGGAGTTGTGCTCGGAGGCGGGGAAGGCAAGAGGTTTGGAGGAGATAAGCTCATAGCGATTGTTGATGGCGAGACATCTATAGCAAGGATTGTGGCTGCTCTCCGAGAAGCAGGTGCCTCTGAAACGTATGTCCTAACGCGCAACGAGGAGAGATGCAAACTCTATACGTCGCTCACAAGCCTTGAGAGCGGTTGCCTCTATGATACTGATCTTGCATGCAAAGGCCCTGGTGCAGCACTTGCCGCTATATCCTCTCTTAGTGCAAAGAGAGTCCTCGTTGTACCAGGCGATGCCCCTTGGATCACAGCAGGTCTAATAAGAAATCTCTTAGCCTTCTTAGATGGCTGTGATATCGTCGTGCCACTTCATGCTGGGGGTTTCCTAGAGACATTAATGCTCGGCATCGATGGGCGTTATGCAGCCAGGTTTTACGATATAGCCAGAATGCTCTGTGAGTGGAGGGGCGAGGTTCGTCCTTCAGATTATATACGTGTTGGCAAGAAGGCTTGCATCGTGGGGTCGTCGCTTCTCACATTTTCTGCCACAGAGTTCGCTCACATAAATACTAGAGAGTACTTGAAGACCCGTGAACCCAAGAACCCTCTTGGCGACAAGGTCTTACTCGAGATAGGGGGAGAGCTAGCACAAATCCTTAGTCTCGGTGATAGAGCGGAACAGTGCAAATTATTGCTGAAAGCAGCTGAGGCATACACAGCAATGGATCTGAGGCACTTGGCTAGGCACGCGTTGCGCGATTATGAGAAGCTTTGTAGACACTAA
- a CDS encoding MoaD/ThiS family protein has protein sequence MSINEIEVIAVFVQEFYELIKKHQVRIRLPKGSTVRDLVEYIDTNIFPGFRDRVIDEEGRIKYPVEIAINGRRVDFLKGLDTELKDGDRVLFSPRALFVV, from the coding sequence ATGAGTATCAATGAGATAGAAGTCATAGCTGTATTTGTCCAAGAGTTCTACGAGTTAATTAAAAAACACCAAGTAAGGATAAGGCTTCCCAAGGGCTCCACTGTCCGCGATCTAGTAGAGTATATCGACACGAATATCTTCCCAGGGTTTAGGGATCGTGTTATTGACGAGGAGGGCAGGATCAAGTACCCCGTCGAAATAGCTATCAATGGGAGAAGAGTAGATTTTCTAAAAGGTCTTGACACGGAGCTTAAAGACGGTGATAGAGTACTCTTTTCCCCCAGGGCACTCTTCGTAGTCTAA
- a CDS encoding PH domain-containing protein produces MSKKSLPKGLRESLEPEEEVLYMVKKKFALEKPKWLIVSNRRIILFDEKILGRYELKSVPFEKLERIVYHGGIVGSSFIIMLENGEELKLSWMDKDESKKAIGEIYDAVNKIAIERPLLNKKKNLLSEEWIFEKPSELVARSTRAAQQS; encoded by the coding sequence TTGAGTAAGAAGAGTTTGCCAAAAGGGCTTAGAGAAAGCCTTGAACCCGAAGAAGAAGTTTTATACATGGTTAAGAAGAAGTTTGCACTTGAGAAGCCAAAATGGCTCATTGTAAGCAATAGAAGAATTATCCTCTTCGACGAAAAGATTCTTGGACGATATGAGCTGAAGTCGGTGCCATTCGAGAAGCTTGAAAGAATTGTATATCATGGTGGCATAGTTGGTTCGAGCTTCATAATTATGCTTGAGAATGGAGAAGAGTTAAAGCTCTCTTGGATGGACAAAGATGAATCGAAGAAAGCAATAGGCGAGATATATGATGCAGTAAACAAGATAGCTATAGAACGCCCCTTACTCAACAAGAAGAAAAACCTGCTGAGCGAGGAATGGATATTCGAAAAACCGTCAGAACTTGTTGCAAGATCTACACGTGCAGCTCAGCAGAGCTAA
- the upp gene encoding uracil phosphoribosyltransferase — MERVNVVKNPALQNILLELRKRDTSSHIFCELLEQAGYLLAYEASRELPLLDESVETPLGAVATGARVKDEDIVIVAVLRAALPMALGARRLYRRARMGFVAAKRLEETKTQAKEGIVFDVDIPYWNIGSVKGKYVLLVDPMLATGSTLSRVIERIGREKPKKIVVVGLIAVEQGIRIVLRSLDKVGVRGSIYVAAIDPELNNMGFIVPGLGDAGDRCFG, encoded by the coding sequence TTGGAACGCGTAAACGTCGTGAAAAACCCGGCTCTTCAAAACATCCTCTTAGAGCTAAGGAAAAGGGACACATCCTCACACATCTTCTGTGAACTGCTTGAACAGGCTGGTTACCTGCTAGCTTACGAGGCTTCACGAGAACTTCCCCTGCTAGATGAAAGTGTTGAGACACCACTAGGAGCCGTTGCCACTGGAGCTAGAGTCAAAGACGAAGACATTGTAATAGTTGCTGTGCTGCGAGCAGCGCTTCCTATGGCTCTAGGGGCTCGAAGATTGTACCGTAGGGCGAGAATGGGGTTTGTCGCGGCAAAGAGGCTAGAGGAAACAAAGACACAAGCCAAGGAAGGCATTGTGTTCGACGTCGATATACCCTACTGGAACATTGGGAGCGTTAAAGGCAAGTATGTTCTGCTTGTAGACCCTATGCTAGCGACTGGCAGCACGCTGTCCCGCGTAATAGAGCGGATAGGAAGAGAAAAACCCAAGAAGATAGTTGTTGTTGGCCTTATAGCCGTTGAACAGGGAATCAGGATTGTGCTTAGATCACTCGACAAGGTAGGAGTAAGAGGAAGTATATACGTAGCCGCTATAGACCCTGAGCTAAACAATATGGGGTTCATCGTGCCGGGGC